The following coding sequences lie in one Streptomyces xiamenensis genomic window:
- a CDS encoding pore-forming ESAT-6 family protein, which yields MSGFLDRRSYDSAASAEAELNISTIVGLLETLTTDRTGSVNQAMSNFQADGVSEEYHGLEIDWEQVSVNVRIIVDELRRVLEENDSIAQSTGQRAAAAVAAIRR from the coding sequence ATGAGTGGATTTCTGGACCGGCGCAGCTACGACTCGGCCGCCTCGGCGGAGGCCGAACTGAACATCAGCACCATCGTGGGGCTGCTGGAGACGCTCACCACGGACCGCACCGGGTCCGTCAACCAGGCGATGTCCAACTTCCAGGCGGACGGGGTCTCCGAGGAGTACCACGGCCTGGAGATCGACTGGGAGCAGGTCTCCGTCAACGTACGGATCATCGTCGACGAACTGCGCCGGGTGCTGGAGGAGAACGACAGCATCGCCCAGTCCACCGGCCAGCGCGCCGCGGCGGCCGTCGCCGCGATCCGCCGCTGA
- a CDS encoding DUF6507 family protein: protein MSTWDIDIGEVARIQELATPIAEDLAEHASDLGESLGTAIPNSGALAWDGDDGGPGLVGAALTAFVQHAADRLESVAERHGRSWQGAAGATSAYAAGDLDMAAAAQRAGTLGIDFDSTPFEKPGRR, encoded by the coding sequence ATGAGCACATGGGACATCGACATCGGCGAGGTCGCCCGCATCCAGGAACTGGCCACTCCCATCGCCGAGGACCTCGCGGAGCACGCGTCGGATCTGGGCGAGAGCCTGGGCACGGCCATCCCGAACTCCGGGGCCCTGGCCTGGGACGGCGATGACGGCGGGCCGGGGCTGGTCGGCGCGGCACTGACCGCGTTCGTCCAGCACGCCGCCGACCGGCTGGAGTCCGTGGCCGAACGCCACGGACGGTCCTGGCAGGGGGCGGCCGGCGCCACCAGCGCGTACGCCGCCGGCGACCTGGACATGGCGGCGGCGGCCCAGCGCGCCGGGACGCTCGGCATCGACTTCGACAGCACGCCCTTCGAGAAACCAGGGCGACGGTGA
- the eccD gene encoding type VII secretion integral membrane protein EccD produces MSVELQTRGPANTRRVTLVGEYRRVDVVLSADEPVGVLLPEILRLLGDRPGPYPLARRLTTPSGRVLAPESSLAFAAVQDGTVLRLIKETEAPVAPVVHDVTDEVADDLPPRAWRWGDRSRVWTSTAALAVLVLTAALLTQRTYGVEPAAPYLAGAALLAMALGAVASLARAEATGGALIGTGAALGVLLAGRMGAAGLWQEGQVLALSAAVVAVALLLLGLVTPLGRGGWIGAAAVAVTAGIWLANGALIGTTDSTGQARLGAVMIAVTVCALGLLPRLALMTAGLTRLDDQHAAGRPTARREVTAAITAAHRGLALTTVVMAASAVAAGFFALRVWGPWSVALTCALMAVLLSRSRETPLAVSAIALQTAAGALALRLAWEWDTDGPAAVAALLLAALIPVLALSVRPAEHVRVRTRRAVAALESLAVLATLPLVVGAFGVYGQLLNTF; encoded by the coding sequence ATGAGCGTGGAGTTGCAGACCCGAGGCCCGGCCAACACCCGCCGCGTCACCCTCGTCGGCGAGTACCGCCGCGTCGATGTGGTGCTGTCCGCCGACGAACCCGTCGGCGTCCTGCTGCCCGAGATCCTGCGGCTGCTCGGCGACCGGCCCGGCCCGTACCCGCTGGCCCGGCGGCTCACCACCCCCAGCGGGCGGGTCCTCGCGCCGGAGAGCAGCCTGGCCTTCGCCGCCGTGCAGGACGGCACCGTCCTGCGGCTCATCAAGGAGACCGAGGCCCCCGTCGCACCGGTCGTGCACGACGTCACCGACGAGGTCGCCGACGACCTGCCGCCCCGCGCCTGGCGATGGGGCGACCGCAGCCGCGTGTGGACCTCCACCGCCGCCCTCGCCGTCCTGGTGCTCACCGCCGCCCTGCTCACCCAGCGGACGTACGGCGTCGAACCCGCCGCGCCCTATCTGGCCGGCGCCGCCCTGCTGGCGATGGCGCTCGGCGCCGTCGCCTCACTGGCCCGCGCCGAGGCCACCGGCGGGGCGCTGATCGGCACCGGCGCGGCGCTCGGCGTGCTGCTCGCCGGGCGGATGGGCGCCGCGGGACTGTGGCAGGAGGGCCAGGTGCTCGCCCTGTCCGCCGCCGTCGTCGCCGTGGCGCTGCTGCTGCTCGGCCTCGTCACCCCACTCGGCAGGGGCGGCTGGATCGGCGCGGCGGCGGTGGCCGTCACGGCCGGGATCTGGCTCGCCAACGGCGCGCTGATCGGCACCACCGACAGCACCGGCCAGGCGCGGCTCGGCGCGGTCATGATCGCCGTCACCGTCTGCGCGCTCGGACTGCTGCCCCGGCTCGCCCTGATGACCGCAGGACTGACCCGGCTGGACGACCAGCACGCGGCGGGCCGGCCCACCGCCCGCCGGGAGGTGACGGCGGCGATCACCGCCGCGCACCGCGGACTCGCCCTGACCACGGTGGTGATGGCGGCCTCGGCGGTGGCGGCCGGGTTCTTCGCGCTGCGGGTGTGGGGACCGTGGAGCGTGGCGCTGACCTGCGCGCTGATGGCCGTCCTGCTCTCCCGCTCGCGCGAGACGCCGCTCGCCGTCTCGGCCATCGCCCTCCAGACGGCGGCCGGCGCGCTGGCGCTGCGGCTGGCCTGGGAGTGGGACACCGATGGCCCGGCGGCGGTCGCGGCGCTGCTGCTCGCCGCGCTGATCCCGGTCCTGGCCCTGTCCGTACGCCCCGCCGAACACGTACGGGTCCGCACCCGGCGTGCCGTCGCCGCACTGGAATCCCTCGCGGTCCTGGCCACGCTGCCCCTGGTGGTGGGCGCCTTCGGCGTCTACGG